Proteins encoded by one window of Actinocorallia herbida:
- a CDS encoding SDR family oxidoreductase, which produces MTEPTAATPTPGLPEPPPIGAAALPPGTFAGTSVLVTGGGTGLGLAIAVEFARLGADLVIASRKREHLEQGEAVLRELGGRVLAVPCDIRDPERIAAAFDTAAEAFGPPGVLVNNAAANFPVPAEDMSPNAWRTVVDITLNGTYFCAREFARRHLEAGTPGSIVNVGASYAWTGGPGFAHSAAAKAGVKNLVETLAVEWGPYGIQVNGLVPGMFPHEDMTADIKGNLDRTQVKDACQPALRVGRLRELGWAATFLASPYARFVSGHTLVVDGANWQRRSLTNPPVVTVREQMGRGPFQP; this is translated from the coding sequence ATGACCGAGCCCACCGCCGCGACCCCTACCCCCGGCCTGCCCGAGCCGCCTCCCATCGGCGCCGCCGCGCTGCCGCCGGGCACGTTCGCGGGCACGAGCGTGCTGGTCACCGGCGGCGGTACCGGCCTGGGCCTGGCGATCGCCGTCGAGTTCGCGAGGCTCGGCGCCGACCTCGTCATCGCCAGCCGCAAGCGGGAGCACCTGGAGCAGGGCGAGGCGGTGCTCCGCGAGCTCGGCGGGCGGGTGCTCGCCGTGCCCTGCGACATCCGCGACCCCGAGCGGATCGCGGCGGCCTTCGACACGGCGGCCGAGGCGTTCGGGCCGCCCGGCGTGCTCGTCAACAACGCGGCCGCCAACTTCCCCGTCCCGGCCGAGGACATGTCGCCGAACGCCTGGCGGACGGTCGTGGACATCACGCTCAACGGCACGTACTTCTGCGCCAGGGAGTTCGCCCGCCGCCACCTGGAGGCCGGGACGCCCGGCTCGATCGTCAACGTCGGCGCGTCCTACGCCTGGACGGGCGGGCCGGGGTTCGCGCACAGCGCCGCCGCGAAGGCCGGGGTGAAGAACCTCGTGGAGACCCTCGCCGTCGAGTGGGGGCCGTACGGGATCCAGGTCAACGGACTGGTGCCGGGGATGTTCCCGCACGAGGACATGACCGCCGACATCAAGGGCAATCTGGACCGGACGCAGGTGAAGGACGCGTGCCAACCGGCCCTGCGCGTCGGACGGCTGCGCGAACTCGGCTGGGCCGCGACCTTCCTCGCCTCCCCCTATGCCCGGTTCGTCTCCGGGCACACCCTGGTCGTGGACGGCGCCAACTGGCAGCGGCGGAGCCTCACCAACCCGCCCGTCGTGACCGTCCGCGAGCAGATGGGCCGCGGCCCGTTCCAGCCGTAG
- a CDS encoding cupin domain-containing protein has translation MSYPDALYLADKGEVSAVLRAATAAPDLSMFGMTDVHYLATGASTGGQYGLYRWEMSDGAPGPAAHFHKTISEAFYVLDGTVGIYDGETWHDAAPGEFVFVPPGGIHAFRNAQGPATMLILFAPGAPREAYFEDLADIITNGTELTPDEWTAFYNRHDQYML, from the coding sequence ATGTCCTATCCCGACGCCCTCTACCTGGCGGACAAGGGCGAGGTCAGCGCCGTGCTCCGGGCCGCGACCGCCGCGCCCGACCTGTCGATGTTCGGCATGACCGACGTGCACTACCTCGCGACCGGCGCGAGCACCGGCGGCCAGTACGGGCTCTACCGGTGGGAGATGAGCGACGGCGCGCCGGGCCCCGCGGCCCACTTCCACAAGACCATCTCCGAGGCGTTCTATGTCCTGGACGGCACCGTCGGCATCTACGACGGCGAAACCTGGCACGACGCCGCACCGGGCGAGTTCGTGTTCGTCCCGCCCGGCGGCATCCACGCCTTCCGCAACGCCCAGGGCCCCGCCACCATGCTCATCCTCTTCGCCCCCGGAGCCCCCCGCGAGGCCTACTTCGAGGACCTCGCCGACATCATCACCAACGGCACCGAGCTCACCCCCGACGAATGGACCGCCTTCTACAACCGCCACGACCAGTACATGCTCTGA
- a CDS encoding STAS domain-containing protein, with protein sequence MDRGQMARWAGAVGTDGNRVPAGPSAALPRGIGADGVRVRTALLRMDGTFDPGSLRVDGRVEHSTAELFARAVAAVVEGSAGSVRIDLGRVDFIDLAGLRSLIAAARRLAARDCGLILRSVAPHLMELMRLVGWEGLPGLTLVARHPACAG encoded by the coding sequence ATGGACAGGGGGCAGATGGCGCGGTGGGCGGGGGCGGTGGGAACGGACGGGAACCGCGTCCCGGCCGGCCCGTCCGCCGCGCTTCCGCGAGGGATCGGGGCGGACGGCGTGCGGGTGCGCACGGCGCTCCTGCGGATGGACGGGACGTTCGATCCGGGATCGCTGCGAGTCGACGGACGGGTGGAGCACTCGACCGCGGAGCTGTTCGCCCGCGCGGTGGCCGCCGTGGTCGAGGGCTCGGCCGGGAGCGTGCGGATAGACCTGGGGCGCGTCGACTTCATCGACCTCGCGGGGCTGCGGTCCCTCATCGCGGCCGCCCGTCGGCTGGCGGCCCGGGACTGCGGCCTGATCCTTCGCTCGGTGGCGCCGCATCTCATGGAGCTGATGAGGCTCGTGGGGTGGGAGGGCCTGCCCGGCCTGACGTTGGTGGCCCGGCACCCCGCCTGCGCCGGATGA
- a CDS encoding acyl-CoA dehydrogenase gives MDARLTAEQRMLDEVAARFAVDLAGHEVADPGAWTDRDARGWADLSATGLIGLHTPASVGGGDAGVVETALVAERFAAALSAAPFLAASWSTASLAAAGADAALRAVNEGGLRLAPVLRPDLSGPALRGEDGIAVDARGARAGLLTDADGALHAVALGPPTRGADLTRTLCPVAADAAEIDLGVPLGSPLAPADLIRVEATALAVLSADLLGTMRRALDDAVAHVARREQFGVPVGSFQAVQHLAAHAATRTEGSRGAMWHAAWAATRLAPDDALLAARQAKAYCAESALEVAETAVQLLGGIALTREHPGHLRLRRVLLSRALLGDENAQYAAIAARRLAPSGTG, from the coding sequence ATGGACGCGCGGCTCACCGCCGAGCAGCGGATGCTGGACGAGGTCGCCGCACGGTTCGCGGTGGACCTCGCCGGGCACGAGGTCGCCGATCCCGGCGCCTGGACGGACCGGGACGCCCGGGGCTGGGCGGATCTGTCCGCGACCGGGCTGATCGGCCTGCACACGCCGGCCTCAGTCGGCGGAGGCGACGCGGGAGTCGTCGAGACGGCCTTGGTCGCTGAAAGGTTCGCCGCGGCCTTGTCGGCTGCGCCCTTCCTCGCCGCCTCATGGAGCACCGCGTCGCTCGCCGCCGCGGGCGCCGACGCGGCGCTCCGGGCCGTCAACGAGGGCGGGCTGCGGCTCGCGCCGGTGCTGCGGCCCGACCTGTCGGGCCCGGCCCTGCGCGGCGAGGACGGCATCGCCGTCGACGCCAGGGGAGCCCGCGCGGGATTGCTGACGGACGCGGACGGCGCCCTGCACGCGGTGGCCCTCGGTCCGCCGACGCGGGGCGCCGACCTCACCCGGACCCTGTGCCCGGTCGCGGCCGACGCGGCGGAGATCGACCTCGGCGTGCCACTCGGCTCTCCGCTCGCCCCGGCGGATCTGATCCGCGTCGAGGCCACGGCCCTCGCCGTCCTGTCCGCCGACCTCCTCGGCACCATGCGCCGGGCCCTGGACGACGCGGTCGCCCATGTCGCGCGCCGAGAGCAGTTCGGCGTTCCCGTCGGGTCCTTCCAGGCGGTCCAGCACCTCGCCGCGCACGCCGCGACGCGTACCGAGGGATCGCGCGGCGCGATGTGGCACGCCGCCTGGGCCGCGACCCGGCTCGCCCCCGATGACGCGCTCCTCGCCGCCCGCCAGGCCAAGGCCTACTGCGCGGAATCGGCACTCGAAGTCGCCGAGACCGCGGTGCAGCTGCTCGGCGGCATCGCGCTCACCCGCGAGCACCCCGGCCATCTGCGGCTGCGCCGCGTCCTGCTGTCGAGGGCGCTGCTCGGCGACGAGAACGCTCAGTACGCCGCCATCGCCGCTCGGCGGCTCGCCCCCTCCGGAACGGGCTGA
- a CDS encoding SDR family oxidoreductase, which yields MILERFAVSGKVAVVTGAGRGIGAASAVGLAQAGADVVLSARTEEQLRKVAAEIEALGRRALVVPADLSDLDAVAGLADAAVAEFGRLDIVVNNVGGAMPNAFTATSGRALKNAFHFNVATAHALTQAAVPHLLETQGGVVNISSAIGRIAGRGYLAYGTAKAALAHYTRLAALDLAPKIRVNAIAAGSVATSALDIVMASDELRIAMEDGTPLGRIAAPEDIAAAVLYLASPAGSYLTGKVLEVDGGIGAPPLDMGIPDL from the coding sequence ATGATCCTTGAGCGGTTTGCGGTGTCGGGCAAGGTCGCGGTGGTGACCGGGGCGGGTCGGGGGATCGGGGCGGCGAGCGCGGTCGGGCTCGCCCAGGCCGGCGCGGACGTCGTCCTGTCGGCCCGGACCGAAGAGCAGCTGCGCAAGGTGGCGGCGGAGATCGAGGCCTTGGGAAGACGGGCGCTCGTCGTCCCGGCCGACCTCAGCGACCTGGACGCCGTCGCCGGGCTGGCCGACGCCGCGGTGGCGGAGTTCGGCCGGCTCGACATCGTCGTCAACAATGTCGGCGGGGCCATGCCGAACGCGTTCACGGCCACCAGCGGACGGGCGCTCAAGAACGCGTTCCACTTCAATGTGGCGACCGCGCACGCTCTCACCCAGGCCGCGGTTCCGCACCTGCTGGAGACGCAGGGCGGCGTCGTCAACATCTCCTCGGCCATCGGCCGGATCGCCGGGCGCGGCTACCTCGCCTACGGCACCGCCAAGGCCGCGCTCGCCCACTACACCCGGCTGGCCGCCCTCGACCTGGCCCCGAAGATCCGGGTCAACGCGATCGCCGCCGGATCCGTCGCCACCTCCGCGCTCGACATCGTCATGGCCAGCGACGAACTCCGCATCGCGATGGAGGACGGCACCCCGCTCGGCCGGATCGCCGCCCCCGAGGACATCGCCGCGGCGGTCCTCTACCTCGCCTCGCCCGCGGGCTCCTACCTCACCGGCAAGGTCCTCGAAGTCGACGGCGGCATCGGCGCGCCTCCGCTCGACATGGGCATCCCGGATCTTTAG
- a CDS encoding enoyl-CoA hydratase/isomerase family protein, whose protein sequence is MTERVRLDVDGPIATITNDNPGKHNAFDDEMDARLFAILGELKADPGIRAVIWRGEGKSFSSGRDVGALGGGEVALTHHELMKRGHRGIQQLFDLEAPVIVAMKGWSIGASFQRALLCDIRIAAEGARMMLPETGHGVIPDTGGMARLFQMCGHGVVADLVLTGRAMHAAEALGHGVVSRVVPEADLDTVAREMAEKIAAAPKATVNMARRVLSRLAEPEVRASMADELIYQTFLSASHDLAEMRGARAENRAPHYTGS, encoded by the coding sequence GTGACCGAGCGCGTGAGGTTGGACGTCGACGGGCCCATCGCCACCATCACCAACGACAACCCGGGCAAGCACAACGCCTTCGACGACGAGATGGACGCGAGGCTGTTCGCGATCCTGGGCGAGTTGAAGGCCGACCCCGGTATCCGGGCCGTCATCTGGCGCGGTGAAGGCAAGTCGTTCTCTTCGGGGCGCGATGTCGGGGCCCTCGGCGGGGGAGAGGTGGCGCTGACCCACCACGAGCTGATGAAGCGCGGGCACCGCGGCATCCAGCAGCTCTTCGACCTCGAGGCGCCCGTCATCGTGGCGATGAAGGGCTGGTCGATCGGCGCCTCGTTCCAGCGCGCGCTGCTGTGCGACATCCGGATCGCGGCGGAGGGCGCCCGGATGATGCTGCCCGAGACCGGCCACGGCGTCATCCCCGACACCGGAGGCATGGCGCGGCTGTTCCAGATGTGCGGGCACGGGGTGGTCGCCGACCTGGTGCTCACCGGCCGCGCCATGCACGCCGCCGAGGCGCTCGGGCACGGTGTGGTCTCCCGGGTCGTTCCCGAGGCCGACCTGGACACCGTGGCGCGCGAGATGGCCGAGAAGATCGCCGCCGCGCCCAAGGCGACCGTGAACATGGCCCGCCGGGTCCTGTCCCGTCTCGCCGAGCCCGAGGTCAGGGCGTCGATGGCGGACGAACTGATCTACCAGACGTTCCTCAGCGCCTCCCACGACCTCGCCGAGATGCGCGGGGCCCGCGCCGAGAACCGCGCACCGCACTACACCGGGAGCTGA
- a CDS encoding Ohr family peroxiredoxin, whose protein sequence is MSDPTADGAPGGTRFKPLYEARVAVDGGILAHGRATGRARSGDGALAFDLRMPAELGGDGGGPNPEQLFAAAFAASVHGELTLVARQHLLDPAPITVQATVAVGRDPADGGYLLQANVEVAWPGVPRATARRLLARALTHCPYTKMTARGIPATVALAPEPGAG, encoded by the coding sequence CGGCGGCACCCGGTTCAAGCCGCTCTACGAGGCCCGGGTCGCGGTGGACGGCGGGATCCTCGCGCACGGCCGGGCGACCGGCCGCGCCAGATCCGGTGACGGCGCCCTCGCGTTCGACCTGCGGATGCCCGCGGAACTCGGCGGCGACGGCGGCGGCCCGAACCCCGAGCAGCTCTTCGCCGCGGCCTTCGCCGCCTCGGTGCACGGCGAACTCACCCTGGTCGCCCGCCAGCACCTGCTGGACCCCGCCCCGATCACGGTCCAGGCGACCGTCGCCGTCGGCCGCGACCCCGCCGATGGCGGCTACCTCCTCCAGGCGAACGTCGAGGTCGCCTGGCCGGGTGTTCCCCGGGCCACCGCCCGCCGCCTGCTCGCCCGCGCGCTCACGCACTGCCCGTACACGAAGATGACCGCCCGCGGCATCCCCGCCACCGTCGCCCTCGCCCCGGAGCCCGGCGCCGGATGA
- a CDS encoding acyl-CoA dehydrogenase family protein, which yields MDFHDTPQEAAFRGELRSWLAAHAPADLPRDPDERAAALNGWHRALAGAGYVGLSFPSRYGGRGLPPTYEAILNDELGAGGHPPPPAIGHLTNAVRLFGTEAQRTGHLPGMLACTERWCQGFSEPDAGSDLASVRTRAVLAPDGSGWVVTGRKIWTSEAMWSDWCLLLCRTGSDGRGHHGLSMLLVPLDAPGVTRRAITTASGTREFAEVAFDGARVPAGHVLGEPGQGWAIAMRLLGYERGPADIGWVARLGRMLTLLERDIRTGTVAADEAARLSVARAWVALRTLELHVQRTLSARLDGSLPGPEGSLDKLLLTEADQLLNHVIMNVRGAAALIEEDPVLDAYFWSRAQSLFGGTQQIQRTIVAQRLLHLPR from the coding sequence ATGGACTTCCACGACACCCCGCAGGAGGCCGCTTTCCGGGGCGAACTACGCTCCTGGCTCGCCGCCCACGCGCCCGCCGACCTGCCCCGTGACCCCGACGAGCGGGCCGCCGCGCTGAACGGCTGGCACCGGGCCCTCGCCGGTGCCGGATATGTCGGCCTGTCCTTCCCCTCCCGCTACGGGGGCCGCGGCCTGCCCCCGACCTACGAGGCGATCCTCAACGACGAACTGGGCGCGGGCGGGCACCCTCCGCCCCCGGCCATCGGGCACCTCACCAACGCCGTGCGGCTCTTCGGCACCGAGGCGCAGCGGACCGGGCACCTGCCCGGCATGCTCGCCTGCACCGAACGCTGGTGCCAGGGCTTCAGCGAGCCCGACGCGGGCAGCGACCTCGCCTCGGTGCGCACCCGGGCCGTGCTCGCCCCGGACGGGTCCGGCTGGGTCGTCACCGGGCGGAAGATCTGGACGAGTGAGGCGATGTGGTCCGACTGGTGCCTGCTCCTGTGCCGGACCGGGTCCGACGGCCGGGGCCACCACGGCCTGTCGATGCTGCTCGTGCCCCTCGACGCCCCGGGCGTCACGCGGCGGGCCATCACCACCGCCTCGGGCACCAGGGAGTTCGCCGAGGTCGCCTTCGACGGCGCCCGCGTCCCGGCCGGGCACGTCCTGGGCGAGCCGGGCCAGGGGTGGGCCATCGCGATGCGGCTCCTGGGCTACGAGCGCGGCCCCGCCGACATCGGCTGGGTGGCCCGCCTCGGGCGCATGCTCACCCTCCTGGAGCGGGACATCCGCACCGGAACCGTCGCGGCCGATGAGGCGGCGCGGCTCTCCGTCGCGCGCGCCTGGGTCGCTCTGCGGACCCTGGAACTGCACGTCCAGCGGACCCTCTCCGCGCGCTTGGACGGCTCACTTCCCGGGCCCGAAGGCTCCCTCGACAAGCTCCTGCTCACCGAGGCAGATCAGCTCCTCAACCACGTGATCATGAACGTCCGGGGCGCCGCCGCGCTGATCGAGGAGGATCCCGTCCTCGACGCCTACTTCTGGTCCCGCGCCCAGTCCCTCTTCGGCGGCACCCAGCAGATCCAGCGCACCATCGTCGCCCAGCGCCTCCTCCACCTGCCCCGCTGA
- a CDS encoding AMP-binding protein — protein sequence MDVYSRRPWLGLYTSRPADAGPEFANALEMFAAAVGRAPETPILRYFDGVTTLRELDALSDAFACGLLDSGVAHGDRVALYLQNVPQFVVALLGVWKAGGIVVSVNPMYRPRELDELLRDSGAKAVVCLEGLYANVRAVFDGTVFTTSELRHQSRNDPRAFAGVERLACPDALDLEEAIARYAGRRPPEVRPRPDDVAVLTYTSGTTGPPKGALNTHGNIVFTASVYRDWTETGPEDVILGVAPLFHVTGLIGHIGLALLVGCPLVLFHRFEPSLAVDTVRESGATFTVGSITVFLALMNAPNADRAALGGLTTIYSGGAPIPPAVVKAFVERFGTYIHNIYGLTETTSPALAVPLRSAAPVDEATGALSVGVPVYGTVVRVVGDDGVPLPAGEVGEIVVAGPQVVPGYWRKPEATAGTFRDGGLHTGDVGYMDAAGWFFIVDRKKDQINAGGYKVWPREVEDVLYEHPAVHEAAVVGVPDPYRGETVAAFVSLRPGHHANEQDLIAFCKPRLAAYKYPRRVTILPDLPKTATGKLLRRELRTRPGSP from the coding sequence ATGGACGTCTACAGCCGCCGTCCCTGGCTCGGCCTCTACACGAGCCGCCCAGCCGACGCCGGGCCGGAGTTCGCCAACGCGCTGGAGATGTTCGCGGCGGCGGTGGGACGCGCGCCGGAGACCCCGATCCTCCGTTATTTCGACGGGGTCACCACGCTGCGCGAACTCGACGCGCTCTCGGACGCGTTCGCCTGCGGGCTGCTCGATTCCGGGGTGGCGCACGGCGATCGCGTCGCCCTCTATCTCCAGAATGTGCCCCAGTTCGTGGTCGCGCTGCTGGGCGTCTGGAAGGCCGGGGGGATCGTTGTCTCGGTGAACCCCATGTACAGACCACGCGAACTGGACGAGCTGCTGCGGGACAGCGGGGCGAAGGCCGTCGTCTGCCTGGAGGGGCTGTACGCCAACGTCCGGGCGGTCTTCGACGGGACGGTCTTCACCACCTCCGAACTGCGCCACCAGAGCCGGAACGACCCGCGCGCCTTCGCGGGTGTCGAACGCCTCGCCTGTCCGGACGCGCTCGACCTGGAAGAGGCGATCGCCCGGTACGCCGGGCGGCGGCCGCCGGAGGTGCGGCCCCGACCGGACGACGTCGCGGTGCTCACCTACACCTCCGGGACGACCGGGCCGCCGAAGGGCGCGTTGAACACGCACGGCAATATCGTCTTCACCGCCTCGGTCTACCGGGACTGGACGGAGACGGGTCCCGAGGACGTCATCCTCGGGGTCGCGCCGCTCTTCCACGTGACGGGGCTGATCGGCCACATCGGGCTCGCGCTCCTGGTCGGCTGCCCGCTGGTGCTCTTCCACCGGTTCGAGCCGTCGCTGGCCGTCGACACGGTCCGTGAGTCCGGCGCGACGTTCACGGTCGGCTCGATCACGGTGTTCCTGGCGCTCATGAACGCCCCGAACGCCGACCGCGCGGCGCTCGGCGGCCTGACCACGATCTACTCCGGCGGCGCGCCGATCCCGCCCGCCGTCGTCAAGGCCTTCGTGGAGAGGTTCGGCACCTACATCCACAACATCTACGGCCTGACCGAGACCACCTCGCCCGCGCTGGCCGTACCCCTGCGCTCCGCCGCCCCCGTCGACGAGGCCACCGGCGCGCTGTCGGTCGGCGTGCCGGTGTACGGCACCGTCGTGCGCGTGGTCGGCGACGACGGCGTGCCGCTGCCCGCCGGGGAGGTCGGCGAGATCGTCGTCGCCGGCCCGCAGGTGGTGCCCGGGTACTGGCGCAAGCCCGAGGCGACCGCCGGGACCTTCCGCGACGGCGGCCTGCACACCGGCGACGTCGGATACATGGACGCCGCGGGCTGGTTCTTCATCGTCGACCGCAAGAAGGACCAGATCAACGCGGGCGGATACAAGGTCTGGCCGCGCGAGGTCGAGGACGTCCTCTACGAGCACCCCGCCGTGCACGAGGCCGCCGTCGTCGGCGTCCCCGACCCCTACCGGGGTGAGACCGTGGCCGCCTTCGTCAGCCTCCGCCCCGGCCACCACGCGAACGAGCAGGACCTCATCGCCTTCTGCAAGCCCCGCCTCGCCGCCTACAAGTATCCGAGACGGGTGACCATCCTCCCCGACCTCCCCAAGACGGCCACCGGAAAGCTCCTCCGCCGTGAGCTCCGCACCCGCCCCGGGTCACCCTGA